Proteins encoded within one genomic window of Enterococcus haemoperoxidus ATCC BAA-382:
- a CDS encoding carbohydrate ABC transporter permease encodes MRKKPVSKVTIRSFNRPVNLFFNVLIAVFALSCVLPFLFVVAISLSNETALAAHGYSFWPQEFSFFGYTYLFDQMQDKIFQALFVTVLVTVVGTLINSTATSLYAYVISRSNFPFRRFFTVFCLITMLFSPGMVANYLVMTNLLQLKDTIWALILPMAVSPFNIIVMRTFFKRSVSDSIIESARIDGASEMRIFIQIVLPLAVPGIATISLFAALGYWNDWFNALLYIQKDSLVPLQYLLMKIQNNIQYLTQNAGASSQLSGGMAAIPGESARMAIVVISTLPIAISYPFFQKYFVKGLTIGGVKE; translated from the coding sequence TTGAGGAAAAAGCCAGTTTCAAAAGTAACAATTCGTTCGTTTAATAGACCTGTCAATTTATTTTTTAATGTGCTGATCGCAGTTTTCGCGCTATCCTGTGTGTTGCCGTTTCTATTTGTTGTGGCAATCTCACTTAGTAATGAAACAGCCTTAGCGGCTCACGGCTATAGTTTTTGGCCTCAGGAATTTAGTTTTTTTGGTTATACTTATTTATTCGATCAGATGCAGGATAAAATTTTTCAAGCGTTGTTTGTGACGGTATTAGTCACAGTAGTTGGCACGCTGATCAATAGTACGGCGACATCACTATATGCTTATGTGATTTCAAGATCTAATTTTCCGTTTCGCCGATTTTTTACAGTGTTTTGTTTAATCACCATGTTATTTTCACCGGGAATGGTAGCGAATTATTTAGTGATGACAAATTTACTTCAGTTGAAAGATACGATTTGGGCGTTGATTTTGCCAATGGCAGTCAGTCCGTTTAATATTATTGTGATGCGAACCTTTTTTAAACGTTCAGTGTCAGATTCGATCATCGAATCAGCACGGATCGATGGGGCTTCTGAGATGCGAATTTTTATTCAAATCGTGCTGCCGCTAGCGGTACCTGGTATCGCAACGATCAGTTTGTTTGCCGCTTTAGGGTATTGGAATGACTGGTTCAACGCACTTTTATATATTCAAAAAGACAGTTTAGTGCCACTGCAATATTTGTTGATGAAGATTCAAAATAATATTCAATACTTGACCCAAAATGCCGGAGCCAGCAGTCAGTTATCTGGTGGGATGGCAGCAATACCGGGAGAATCAGCTCGAATGGCGATCGTGGTTATTTCGACATTACCGATTGCAATCAGCTATCCATTTTTCCAAAAATATTTTGTCAAAGGATTAACGATTGGCGGAGTTAAGGAATAA
- a CDS encoding ABC transporter permease: MEGVGGMKKKSKSALFFTNIWRYKALILMAIPAMVWMIFFFYIPVLTNVVAFKDFHISPDGFIASLKESPWVGLENFKFLFSSNDAFLITKNTVLYNVTFITLNLVISVFFAIVMSELRNKRLVKVYQTMSLLPYFLSWVIIGYFVYAFLSPDKGIFNQWISNRGGTPINWYSEAKYWPFILVFIGTWKGIGYNSIIYFASVMGIDPTYYEAAMVDGASKWQQIKNVTIPQLLPLMTIMTILAVGNIFRADFGLFYNVPRNSGSLYQVTSVLDTYIFNGLTATGDIGMTAAAGLYQSTVGFVLLMITNGIVRRFDNDSALF; encoded by the coding sequence ATGGAAGGAGTTGGGGGAATGAAGAAAAAGTCAAAGAGCGCGCTTTTCTTTACCAATATTTGGCGGTATAAAGCGTTGATCTTGATGGCAATTCCAGCGATGGTTTGGATGATTTTTTTCTTTTATATTCCAGTGTTGACCAATGTGGTGGCGTTTAAGGATTTTCATATTTCACCAGATGGGTTTATTGCTAGTTTGAAAGAAAGTCCATGGGTTGGTTTAGAGAATTTCAAGTTTTTATTTTCTTCTAATGATGCCTTTTTGATTACGAAAAATACAGTGTTGTACAACGTGACCTTTATTACATTAAACCTTGTCATTTCTGTATTTTTTGCAATCGTGATGAGTGAGTTGCGGAATAAGCGCTTGGTAAAAGTATATCAAACGATGTCTCTTTTACCGTACTTCTTATCTTGGGTTATTATTGGGTATTTTGTTTATGCCTTTTTAAGTCCAGATAAAGGGATTTTCAATCAATGGATTTCAAATCGTGGAGGAACACCAATCAATTGGTATAGTGAAGCGAAATATTGGCCATTTATTTTAGTATTCATCGGAACATGGAAAGGAATTGGGTATAACAGTATCATTTATTTTGCCTCGGTTATGGGGATTGATCCAACTTATTATGAGGCCGCAATGGTAGATGGTGCCAGCAAGTGGCAACAAATCAAAAACGTGACGATTCCTCAATTATTACCATTAATGACGATCATGACGATTTTAGCTGTGGGAAATATTTTTAGAGCGGATTTTGGTTTGTTCTACAATGTTCCAAGGAATTCTGGCTCATTGTATCAGGTCACCTCTGTTTTGGATACGTATATCTTTAATGGATTGACTGCTACAGGCGATATCGGAATGACAGCAGCAGCTGGATTGTATCAATCAACAGTTGGATTTGTCTTGTTGATGATCACAAACGGAATCGTTCGTCGCTTTGACAATGATTCGGCATTATTCTAA
- a CDS encoding RidA family protein produces MKIYQNTKIASNMSLYISGQTPSKIDYTPQSIEEQTEVVLEKITAALHENNLTVESLVKITIYITDVSYLAGVRSKLAEFVGESKPTATLVVVAGLIDPNFKVEIDGIAAF; encoded by the coding sequence ATGAAAATTTACCAAAACACAAAAATAGCTAGCAACATGTCCCTATATATTTCAGGTCAAACCCCCAGTAAAATTGATTACACACCTCAAAGCATTGAAGAACAAACAGAAGTTGTGCTAGAAAAAATCACAGCTGCTCTGCATGAAAATAATTTAACTGTAGAGTCTTTAGTGAAAATCACAATCTATATTACAGACGTTTCCTATCTAGCCGGTGTTAGAAGTAAATTAGCCGAATTTGTGGGCGAATCAAAACCGACAGCTACACTTGTTGTTGTTGCCGGTTTGATCGATCCAAATTTTAAAGTAGAAATTGATGGCATTGCAGCTTTTTGA
- a CDS encoding DUF916 and DUF3324 domain-containing protein gives MKKIIAFLSMVFVTGVFCGSTAFAEEMSYSVQAILPENQKSDVSYFDLRMNPSEEQELKLKLINYADHPSTIAVIPRDAFTNNNGMVDYSVDNPMLDKTMKHSLTDLVSEKQIVTLNAKEEKEIIFHLKMPTDSFDGEILGGFFVQEVNDKETSEDSNESKQEQKNVSGVQLSNRFSYTIGVKLSETDSAVKPEVKLGDVKAGLANGRTAFLATIRNVQSTTVKKATIEAKIYQKNKLIYTTKKEKLAMAPHSVFDYNVSLENEEIHAGEYMLKLTVTSGDDHWAFTKGFDVEKKEAEKLNKEAIDVVKQPTNYWPWVVAGMGIVLVGLLGYIIYQKKHK, from the coding sequence ATGAAAAAAATAATAGCATTTTTAAGTATGGTCTTTGTTACGGGGGTATTTTGTGGAAGTACTGCATTTGCAGAAGAAATGTCTTACTCCGTTCAAGCGATTTTACCAGAGAATCAAAAGTCAGATGTTAGCTATTTTGATTTACGTATGAACCCATCAGAAGAGCAAGAGCTAAAATTAAAACTAATAAATTATGCAGATCATCCCTCAACTATTGCAGTTATTCCTAGAGATGCTTTTACGAATAATAATGGAATGGTTGATTATAGTGTTGATAATCCTATGTTAGATAAAACAATGAAACATAGTTTGACCGATTTAGTTTCTGAGAAACAAATTGTTACCTTGAATGCCAAAGAAGAAAAAGAGATTATATTTCATTTAAAGATGCCAACTGATTCTTTCGATGGAGAAATCTTAGGGGGATTTTTTGTTCAAGAAGTAAATGATAAAGAGACTTCTGAGGATTCAAACGAGTCTAAACAAGAGCAAAAAAATGTTTCTGGTGTCCAACTATCAAATCGTTTTTCTTATACGATTGGTGTAAAATTAAGCGAAACAGATAGCGCTGTAAAACCAGAAGTCAAGCTGGGAGATGTCAAGGCAGGGCTAGCTAATGGTCGAACAGCTTTTTTAGCGACAATAAGAAATGTTCAAAGTACAACGGTAAAAAAAGCGACTATTGAAGCGAAGATCTATCAAAAAAATAAACTGATTTACACAACAAAAAAAGAAAAACTAGCGATGGCTCCCCATTCTGTATTTGATTACAATGTTTCTTTAGAGAATGAAGAAATACATGCAGGAGAGTATATGCTCAAATTGACTGTTACAAGTGGTGACGATCACTGGGCATTTACCAAAGGGTTTGATGTCGAGAAAAAAGAGGCAGAGAAACTTAATAAAGAAGCTATAGATGTGGTAAAACAACCAACCAATTATTGGCCATGGGTGGTAGCTGGAATGGGAATTGTCTTAGTTGGATTATTAGGATATATTATTTATCAAAAAAAACATAAATAA
- a CDS encoding WxL domain-containing protein codes for MKTSKLTAGMILLTVGSMFAVTGHAEENPHSKQAVTKAEASVKGGDLYLTGFTNNVNFDFDLNDVVTTDDAGMTAINSTIKSKKNADGLILGQVVDLLGSNEKWTVNVKLSEFVNTENKEQTLASPMIGGTRILGQETPRSASDDSITVDQVGTNIVSDGETTGLGVNTIGLSGATMTFGYTNNKKIVAGDYAGEINWNLVDAETGQE; via the coding sequence ATGAAAACAAGTAAATTAACAGCAGGAATGATTCTATTAACAGTAGGAAGTATGTTTGCAGTAACCGGACATGCAGAAGAAAATCCCCATTCAAAACAAGCAGTAACGAAAGCTGAAGCCTCTGTTAAAGGTGGAGATCTATACTTAACAGGTTTTACAAATAATGTGAATTTTGATTTTGATTTAAATGATGTGGTAACAACGGATGATGCAGGGATGACGGCAATTAATTCAACAATTAAATCTAAAAAGAATGCTGACGGACTTATTTTGGGGCAAGTAGTCGATTTGTTAGGTTCTAATGAGAAATGGACAGTTAATGTGAAATTATCAGAGTTTGTAAATACAGAAAATAAAGAACAAACACTTGCATCACCCATGATCGGAGGAACAAGAATTTTAGGCCAAGAAACACCGAGATCAGCGTCAGATGATTCAATAACTGTTGATCAAGTAGGAACTAATATTGTTTCTGACGGAGAAACAACAGGGTTAGGTGTTAATACGATTGGGCTTTCTGGTGCGACGATGACATTTGGTTATACAAATAATAAGAAAATTGTTGCAGGAGATTATGCAGGCGAAATTAACTGGAACTTAGTCGATGCAGAAACAGGACAAGAGTGA
- a CDS encoding helix-turn-helix domain-containing protein, producing MLMTQLIKKNEQIKLDLFTRIVNSPMIESETLQAQLSLSKNRLYHFVLQLDKDLAIYQIPITIQYKENKYIAEKSEGSHHSSLLIYELIQHYLNASAMFQLTYLFLHEDQTPITDIAQKLLFSQSHTYYVIRQVNPFLKQFNLKLMVANKTVVLNGRASDIFIFRFLVFSFLFFYRSPYPTIETERQKSVANDKTLPYAKQMTYSELHSLNSFFYVLEHTPTDLNRLSVEIQASSVFPLTTILEVKENELDHAYLLFFLRIFIPRLCTFEEMIRLGEHLETMVDFDLAMLAKQMLDAVFDTFTLESLPRLYKNYYASLYILTLHLSYIEFFGHDLKNIFYSQALTTKSIQTHAALYEQMVNFYDQFQPEVSWSKKEESKQVLIDTLYLIVLGEHQQKVMIYIDFGGNIVAELALKRKLIKILNPDTFIFTTDDTIADVIIANYVAPIERSDTAFLLVENFNEAGTWKAIYTQLLQLVKE from the coding sequence ATGTTAATGACTCAATTAATCAAGAAAAACGAACAGATAAAATTGGATTTATTTACTAGAATCGTAAATAGCCCTATGATTGAAAGCGAGACATTACAAGCACAGTTGTCTCTATCTAAAAATCGTCTGTATCATTTTGTGCTTCAACTCGATAAAGATCTAGCTATCTATCAAATCCCGATAACCATTCAGTATAAAGAAAATAAATATATAGCAGAAAAATCTGAAGGAAGTCATCATTCTTCACTATTGATTTATGAACTCATTCAACATTATTTAAATGCTTCAGCTATGTTTCAATTGACTTATCTTTTTTTACATGAGGACCAAACACCAATTACTGATATTGCACAAAAGTTGTTGTTTTCTCAGTCACATACCTATTATGTCATCCGTCAAGTCAATCCTTTTTTAAAACAATTCAATTTAAAATTGATGGTTGCTAATAAGACTGTTGTTCTTAATGGACGCGCTTCTGATATCTTTATCTTTCGCTTTTTAGTGTTTAGTTTCTTATTTTTTTATCGCTCACCTTATCCTACAATCGAAACTGAACGTCAAAAAAGCGTAGCAAACGACAAAACTCTTCCTTACGCCAAACAAATGACCTACTCCGAGCTTCATAGTCTAAACTCTTTTTTCTATGTGCTGGAGCATACACCGACTGATCTAAATCGCTTATCAGTGGAAATTCAAGCATCCTCTGTGTTTCCTTTGACAACGATTCTTGAAGTAAAAGAAAATGAACTTGATCACGCCTATCTGCTCTTTTTCCTACGAATCTTTATTCCTAGACTTTGTACTTTTGAAGAAATGATTCGCTTGGGTGAACATTTAGAAACTATGGTCGATTTTGATTTAGCGATGCTTGCTAAACAAATGTTAGATGCCGTATTCGATACTTTTACATTAGAATCTTTGCCGCGTCTTTATAAAAACTATTACGCCAGTCTTTATATCTTGACCCTACATTTAAGTTATATCGAGTTTTTTGGTCACGATTTAAAAAATATCTTTTACTCACAAGCTTTAACTACTAAAAGTATCCAAACCCATGCAGCATTGTATGAACAAATGGTTAATTTCTATGATCAGTTCCAACCAGAAGTTTCTTGGTCTAAAAAAGAAGAAAGCAAGCAAGTCTTGATCGATACACTTTATTTGATCGTTCTAGGTGAGCATCAGCAAAAAGTCATGATTTATATCGACTTTGGTGGGAACATTGTTGCTGAATTGGCCTTAAAACGAAAATTAATAAAAATCCTTAACCCCGATACCTTCATCTTCACGACAGATGATACGATCGCTGATGTAATCATCGCAAATTATGTGGCACCGATTGAAAGATCGGACACCGCCTTTTTACTAGTTGAAAACTTTAATGAAGCAGGAACTTGGAAAGCTATTTATACGCAACTTTTACAGCTCGTTAAAGAATAA
- a CDS encoding class I SAM-dependent methyltransferase, producing the protein MNNHYYTENPDLAHDLEQWSFELRGKKFQFLTDSGVFSRNTVDFGSRVLIDAFEWENLPEGKLLDVGCGYGPIGLALASFSGRTVEMIDVNQRAVALAQENAKKNHVENVDIHTSNIYADTHEQQYAAIISNPPIRAGKKVVHEILSEAYPRLLVDGTLTVVIQKKQGAPSAEKKMTEVFGNVEIVTKEKGYYILKSVKEA; encoded by the coding sequence ATGAATAATCATTATTATACAGAAAATCCAGATCTTGCGCATGATTTAGAGCAATGGTCGTTTGAATTAAGAGGGAAGAAGTTTCAGTTTTTAACTGATAGTGGGGTGTTTTCCCGTAATACAGTGGACTTCGGTTCCCGTGTGTTGATCGATGCTTTTGAGTGGGAAAATCTTCCAGAAGGCAAATTGCTAGATGTCGGTTGCGGTTATGGTCCAATTGGTTTAGCGTTGGCTTCATTCAGTGGTAGAACGGTAGAAATGATCGATGTTAATCAGCGAGCGGTGGCTTTAGCGCAAGAAAATGCGAAGAAAAATCATGTTGAAAATGTCGATATCCACACATCAAATATCTACGCTGATACACATGAACAGCAATACGCTGCAATCATTAGCAATCCACCGATTCGAGCAGGGAAAAAAGTAGTGCATGAAATTTTAAGTGAAGCGTATCCTAGACTACTTGTCGATGGAACATTGACTGTCGTGATTCAAAAGAAACAAGGTGCGCCAAGTGCTGAGAAAAAAATGACTGAAGTTTTTGGAAATGTAGAAATCGTGACAAAAGAAAAAGGCTACTATATTTTGAAAAGCGTCAAAGAAGCATAA
- a CDS encoding SGNH/GDSL hydrolase family protein: MKKIVLFGDSITAGYGEEAITPILQNLIAEDLAAQNYEEVMIVNAGMPGDTTQDALKRLDKEVLAEQADIVTIFFGANDTNSDNLVPLEKYAENLETMLAKIGKEKVVLLTPPYVDCARKPTRDDDRIREYVERVKVIGAKYEIPVIDLYKAMVVYPGTDEFLQADGLHFSKTGYDLLAALIVREIKGRLMTKENS, from the coding sequence ATGAAAAAAATCGTTTTATTTGGAGATAGTATCACAGCAGGATACGGTGAAGAAGCCATCACGCCTATTTTACAAAACTTGATTGCAGAAGATTTAGCAGCTCAAAATTATGAAGAGGTGATGATCGTAAATGCAGGAATGCCGGGAGATACTACGCAAGATGCACTGAAACGTTTGGATAAAGAAGTCTTAGCAGAACAAGCAGATATCGTAACGATTTTCTTCGGCGCCAATGACACGAATAGCGACAATTTAGTGCCTTTAGAAAAATACGCTGAAAACCTCGAAACAATGCTCGCTAAAATCGGTAAAGAAAAAGTCGTGTTACTCACACCGCCATATGTAGATTGTGCTAGAAAACCAACCCGAGATGATGATCGGATTCGTGAATATGTAGAACGAGTAAAAGTGATCGGCGCTAAATATGAAATTCCTGTTATTGATTTATACAAAGCAATGGTGGTTTACCCTGGAACAGATGAATTTTTACAAGCAGATGGACTACATTTTTCTAAAACGGGTTATGACTTACTAGCTGCCTTGATTGTTCGCGAAATAAAAGGTAGACTGATGACAAAAGAAAATAGTTAG
- the coaA gene encoding type I pantothenate kinase: protein MDDKMNYYPISRKEWQGFYHNGKAPLTEEELEDIKGFNDQISLQDVQDIYVPLTHLIHLYMKEFESLTVSKGLFLHEYVPVPPFIIGIAGSVAVGKSTTARLLQLILSRTFKRRNVQLITTDGFLYPNKVLEAKGIMDRKGFPESYDMEKLIDFLNQVKNSQEEIKAPLYSHSVYDIIEGEYEVIQQPDILIVEGINTLQLPANQQIYVSDFFDFSVFVDAEPKLIEKWYLERFGALLDTAFLDPDNYYYQYAIGNREDAFAMAKEVWKTVNLKNLEEYILPTRGRADIILHKTENHIIDEIFMRKY from the coding sequence ATGGACGATAAAATGAATTATTACCCCATTTCACGGAAGGAATGGCAGGGCTTCTATCATAACGGCAAAGCGCCGCTGACAGAAGAAGAATTAGAAGATATTAAAGGCTTCAATGATCAAATTTCATTGCAGGATGTGCAGGACATTTATGTGCCACTGACTCATCTGATTCATTTATATATGAAAGAATTTGAGTCTTTAACTGTTAGCAAAGGGCTGTTTTTACATGAATATGTACCTGTTCCACCTTTTATCATCGGGATCGCTGGTAGTGTGGCTGTTGGGAAAAGTACCACCGCTCGCTTACTGCAGCTGATTTTATCCAGAACCTTTAAACGCCGCAATGTCCAACTGATCACGACGGACGGCTTTTTGTATCCGAATAAGGTTTTAGAAGCCAAAGGCATTATGGATCGGAAGGGATTTCCAGAAAGCTATGACATGGAAAAGTTGATCGACTTTTTAAACCAAGTCAAAAATAGCCAAGAAGAAATCAAAGCACCACTTTATTCTCATAGTGTCTATGATATTATTGAAGGCGAATATGAAGTAATCCAACAACCAGATATTCTGATCGTTGAAGGAATCAATACACTGCAATTACCAGCCAATCAGCAGATTTACGTCAGCGACTTCTTTGACTTTTCAGTCTTTGTAGATGCAGAACCGAAGCTGATCGAAAAATGGTACCTTGAACGTTTTGGCGCCTTACTTGATACAGCTTTTCTTGATCCAGATAATTACTATTATCAATATGCGATCGGAAACCGTGAAGATGCCTTTGCGATGGCAAAAGAAGTTTGGAAAACAGTGAATTTGAAGAACTTAGAGGAATATATCTTGCCAACTCGAGGCAGAGCGGATATTATACTTCATAAGACTGAAAATCATATTATTGATGAGATATTTATGCGGAAGTATTAA